TGAGTGGTGAAGAGAGAGAGTCTGCGTTATCATTATTTAGGTCTTTTACAATCGTAGATAAGGCGATAACAGAGGGTATTAGAGATTCTAAGATCATTAAAAAAATGGTTTCCGATTTCATCCTCTCACACCCTTTCACTAAGATCGATTATGTTGAAATTGTAGATCCAAACACATTGGAGCATATAGATATAATTGATAGAGATTTTTTAGTCGCTTTAGCAGTTTTTGTTAATAAAACAAGATTAATAGATAATAAAATATTTGAGGTGAAGCATGTTTAGATCCATGTTCAAAGCTAAAATCCATAGAGCTACTGTTACAGATGCAGATTTAAATTATGAAGGAAGTATAACTATTGACGAAGACCTTCTGGATGCCTCTGGGATACTACCTTTTGAAAAAGTAGATATATACAATATTACCAATGGGGCAAGGTTTTCTACTTATACCATTGTGGGTAAAAGAGGTTCAGGGGAGATATGTTTGAATGGTGCAGCAGCCAGGCTGGTGCAAAAAGGTGACTTAGTGATAATTGTCTCTTATGGACTCTATAGTGAAGAGGAGTTAAGAAACCATAAGCCTGTTGTTGTGCATGTAGATAGTAATAATAAAATTATAAAAGTAACAGAATAAATTATAGAGATTTGTGTTTTGGCATATCTATTCTTGATTGGAGCTGCACTATTTTGGTCAGGGAACTTTGTTTTAAGTAGAGGCATAAATAATATTATACCGCCTGTAAGTCTTGGTTTTTGGAGATGGGTTTTAGCTGGTGTGATTCTTTTACCTTTTTCCTATAAATATTTGATCAGGGATTGTGAAATAATAAAAAGTAACTTTAGATATTTAAATCTCTTGGCGTTTTTGGGAGTGACATGTTTTAATCCTCTTATATATGTTGCAGTTCATTATACCACAGCGATAAACGCAGTATTAGTAAATTCCTTTGTACCTATATTAATCCTCGTTATTTCCCTTTTCATGTACAAGGAAGCGCCGCATTTAAATCAGATCTTTGGGATTATTTTTTCGATGGTAGGTATTACTGTTATAATGTTAAAGGGTGATTTAAACAGTATCTATAGTTTTAAGTTTAACATTGGTGATATTTTGGTTTTTTTAGCTGCCTTTACGTGGGCTTTGTATACTGTTTTGTTAAAAAAGCTACCTAAGGATATTCATCCCATTGCTTTTCTTCAAATAATCATTTTCTTAGGGCTTTTATATATGTTTCCTTTTTATATTTTGGAGTATATTACTAAAGGGGGGTTTGTACTTGAGGTAAAAACTGCACTGAGTATCCTTTATGTTGCACTTTTTGCTTCAGTTTTCGCTTTTATAATGTGGAATCGAGCTGTAAAAGAGATTGGAGCGAATAGAGCAGGACCCTTTGTTCATCTTATGCCAGTTTTTGGAACTATTCTTGCAATTGTTTTTTTAGGGGAAAAACTCTATATTTACCACATTGTTGGAATTTTTTTGGTGTTTGTTGGTATATTTTTAGCTAATAAAGTTCCTGGTAAATAATAACTTTTTGCATCTTTTTACCTTTAAGAGATTTTTCCACATATATCTCCTCTAATGTCCAAGGATTTTTTTCAGTCCAATACATTACAGCAGAATAGGTGGATGGTAAAGGGGTAAATATCTGTGTCTGGTCTGGGGATATACAGTTCTTTTTAAGTAGATCTTTTAATTTTTTCATCTTTTCTAAGTTACATCCTGGATGAGCTGCTATGAAATAGTAGGTGAGGTAGTAATTTAATTTGTTTTTTTTACATGTATTATAAAATATGTTTACAAAATTTTTAAAGGGTGGTTTAGATGGTTTGCCCATCAAATCTAAAACATATTCGTCTATATGTTCTGGAGCTATTTTCATTTGTCCAGATGTATGATATTTGATGATCTCTTCAAGGTAGCGTAAGCCATATTTTTTGTCTTTTAGCACGAGATCATATCTTATGCCGGATGCGACAAAAAGTTTCTTTACACCAGGGATTTTTCTCAAATCTTCAAAAAGTTTTAGTAGTAAGTTGTGTTTTATGTTTATACTTTTACATACCTCAGGGAAGATACATCTCTTATTAATACATTTACCTTTGGTCATCTTTTTGTAACATTCCATATTATACATATTTGCAGTAGGACCTCCAACATCTCTAATTATGCCATCGAAATGTTTTAGTTTTGTAATGTTACTAATCTCTCTGATTATGGAGTCTCTGCTTCTGCTTATTACTCTTGTACCCTGATGTACAGTTATTGCACAAAAGTTACATTCTCCATAACATCCTCGATTGATGGTAACTGAAAACTTAACTGTATCGAGAGCTTTTACTTTACCGAGTTTTCTTATCTCTGGATGAATATTGTGTTCAAACTCCATTTCATAAAGTTCATCGAGTTCTTTTTGGGTCAATAATCTTTGTGGTGGGTTGTGAATGAGGTATCTATCACCATGTTTCTGGTAAAGTCCTTTTGCTGTAAGAGGATCGTTGTTTTGATAAAATGTGTGAAACATCTCTATAAATTTAGTTTTGTCATTTGCTACCTCTTCATATGCTGGAAGTGGGATGTAGTCAAAAATAGGTTCTTTATTTATGTAACATATCCCTTTTGTATCTAAGAATGTTTTACCTTCAGATATTTTTTTAGCTATTTCCAATAGAGTTAACTCTGCCATGCCATAAATGAGTATATCTGCTTTTGCATCAAAAAGGATCGATCTTCTTATTTTATTATCCCAGTAATCGTAATGAGCAATCCGTCTTAGACTTGCTTCAATACCACCAATTATAATTGGTTTTTTTAGTTTATCGTATTTTTTTATCAAGTTTGTGTATACGATGGTTGCTCTGTCTGGTCTCTTGTTGTTAACCCCTCCGGGGGTAAAATCATCAGATCGTCTTTTCTTTAAT
The window above is part of the Calditerrivibrio sp. genome. Proteins encoded here:
- a CDS encoding aspartate 1-decarboxylase, with the translated sequence MFRSMFKAKIHRATVTDADLNYEGSITIDEDLLDASGILPFEKVDIYNITNGARFSTYTIVGKRGSGEICLNGAAARLVQKGDLVIIVSYGLYSEEELRNHKPVVVHVDSNNKIIKVTE
- a CDS encoding YgiQ family radical SAM protein is translated as MFLPINRSDMKKLGWNELDIIFVSGDTYIDSPYCGVALLGKWLLQNGFKVGIISQPDINSEKDIISLGTPKLFWGVTAGCVDSMVANYTPLLKKRRSDDFTPGGVNNKRPDRATIVYTNLIKKYDKLKKPIIIGGIEASLRRIAHYDYWDNKIRRSILFDAKADILIYGMAELTLLEIAKKISEGKTFLDTKGICYINKEPIFDYIPLPAYEEVANDKTKFIEMFHTFYQNNDPLTAKGLYQKHGDRYLIHNPPQRLLTQKELDELYEMEFEHNIHPEIRKLGKVKALDTVKFSVTINRGCYGECNFCAITVHQGTRVISRSRDSIIREISNITKLKHFDGIIRDVGGPTANMYNMECYKKMTKGKCINKRCIFPEVCKSINIKHNLLLKLFEDLRKIPGVKKLFVASGIRYDLVLKDKKYGLRYLEEIIKYHTSGQMKIAPEHIDEYVLDLMGKPSKPPFKNFVNIFYNTCKKNKLNYYLTYYFIAAHPGCNLEKMKKLKDLLKKNCISPDQTQIFTPLPSTYSAVMYWTEKNPWTLEEIYVEKSLKGKKMQKVIIYQELY
- a CDS encoding DMT family transporter, whose product is MAYLFLIGAALFWSGNFVLSRGINNIIPPVSLGFWRWVLAGVILLPFSYKYLIRDCEIIKSNFRYLNLLAFLGVTCFNPLIYVAVHYTTAINAVLVNSFVPILILVISLFMYKEAPHLNQIFGIIFSMVGITVIMLKGDLNSIYSFKFNIGDILVFLAAFTWALYTVLLKKLPKDIHPIAFLQIIIFLGLLYMFPFYILEYITKGGFVLEVKTALSILYVALFASVFAFIMWNRAVKEIGANRAGPFVHLMPVFGTILAIVFLGEKLYIYHIVGIFLVFVGIFLANKVPGK